The following DNA comes from Astatotilapia calliptera chromosome 6, fAstCal1.2, whole genome shotgun sequence.
tgtaaaaactaaattgcaaataaaactgcaaataaattgaattataaacaaaagcagaacaatataaaataaaaactaacaagaaaatacaaaactataaaaCCTATATATAACTTGTGATTTACAAGTTGATATGAGCATATGAGCGTGGGATTTCTACTGTTTTTCTCAGCCAGGCCCACTCCTCAATCATAAtaggaagaaaagagaaagatcaCAGTGTGAGTAAAAATTACTTTATAAAGGTTATGGTAGCTTAGTCGTCATGGTTACCATCATGATCACTTTTCATGAGTATGTTGGAAGTTTCCCGTCAAAGTCTGATATTTTGTTGACCCATCCATCTGCTGTAACCTTGTCTTTCTGTGGacttctttgtcattttttaataacACCGACTCACTTCCTCCTTTGCTCTCAAAATAAATATCATGGCTGCTACAACTTTTTACCATTTGAAATAAAAGTGTGTTAACTTAGTGCACTAGCGAGAATATCCATTGCTGTCGCACTTCCAGAGATAACAGTCTAAAATAACCAGGCATTTGGTCCCCAAGTGGGTAACATGTCACAACACCCCTGCCTACTTCTCCTATGCAGGCTCACACACCAGCAGTGTCTTAATATGAGCTGACAAGCGTCAACACATCAGCATATGCCATCATTCAAGATCAAAGAGATCGGGTGTGTTCAGGGTGGTATGGCCGTAAGCAAGGATATGCCATATCTATTTCACAACATCAGTGGATGGTAGCTATTCAGAGAAGTAGCAAATGCATTTAGTTACTGGAGTGGTGTCACAGCTACTGTATACAGAATACTTCCTCTGGCTACAGGGTCACTGTGTGTTGCACTTccgaaatatttttttttcctttcttctccatTTCCCTTTTATTTGCTGTGTATCTGTTACTGCCTCTATAATTTCACACAGTTTGCTACACTgcaaaaaacgattttcaagaaagtaaaaaaacccttgtttatggacattttttcttattttttgtctaaaaagaaaatatattcttAACAAGCAAGTTTTgcacaagaaaataaatcttattCTAGGAAAATATGTCTAACTTTTCCTTAAAAGGATATTTCAGctcatcttgagctttatttacCAGTTACAAGGTATGAAAACCGTTTGGTTGAAATTCcctaataaaaacaagattatttttctcatttcaagagTAAGGCCACTTAAACAGCTGCTCAGTttaagaaatgtatttattgacaCTAAAGTGTAATAAAACTGCTGTCAAGTTTGACAAAACATGCACAAAAGCTGGAACTAAAAGCACATGATAAACATGAAATACAGGCCcatttgaaaaacagaaacgGCATAACTCATTCACTTTAGGCCATGTCAAACAGATTAATAGATCAGCATCAGACAAGTATCAGTACACATATCTTCACTGTGGCAATGCTACAATCGCATTCAACTGTCAGATTTGATAGAAAACTCAACAACAAAACTGTCCAAAACAATAACCTGATAATACAGTTCATGCATGTAAAGCAGTGTGCCTTTTATAAAACATCTGCTGAACTCATGTGTAGTCCAATTACATCACACAGGTAATATTTCATGACTGCATATGTCATATCTTtgtgtgtgaaactgtaatATGGAGTGAAATCCATAAGATTATCAGCGGATATCAGCTCCGTTGCTTGTGCCATGTTTGGAATCTCTATCTTATATGACATGTAATCTTTGTCATAACAAATGGTATTGTGCTGCTGGAATTCAAAACAGTACAATGATGAATTGATCACATAGATATTTTTCACAAGCCCAAATATAGGTAAACCACTAgaaccaacagcacaaacaattAATGACCTATCCCTTATGTATTTGTTACCATTTAGATTAAGCCATTTAACAGTCACTGCATGGTTTACTTCATCATTTCCAAGGAAGGccctcattttttcttttaagtatgACATTATGCTTACTTCTGAGGTTGGTCCTAATGTGCATTCATTGGAAAAAATGGGGTGATCAAAACTATCCACATTCTGACAACATTCATACATTTGATTATGCTTTATTAAAgatttgcaaacatttttaaaatttatttttgacGCCCATTGTTTGAAAAAGCAATGTTTCGATTCAAatctcatgcacatatgacGGACCATTGGTCCCAAACGTTTAATTTGGCTTGGTGTATGAATCAAATAATGTTGTTTTGGTGTGATGTTGTTATATGGGAATAGGGCTTTCATGTGCTTCAAGTGCTGTTCAATGAGGATTTTCAACTTGTTAATAGTCTGCAGACTGATGACAGGAGCAAGTAAAATCTGAACTATCTCAATGAGTTCAAGAATGAATGCGTAGTGTTCAGTACCTTTGGCTGCATCAATCAGAAAGCGCACTCTTTTTTGCAATGGCAAGTAGACGAATGGCAGGTAGTTTTGATCGATATTTAGGATTAATGTTTCCCAAAGTATAATAGAACATTACCAACTTATTTTTGGAGGCATGAGACCCAAGTGGGTTACAAATTTCAATTTCATCTGAGTAAAGGATAATCTGTAAGGCAGAGGGGTGTGCAGAAAATAAACGGTGAGACTTCATGAGTTCTCCATCTATGATATCATATAAATACTCATTTCTCAAATTTTTCTGCTCATCTATCAATGCCAAAACTCTTGGATGGGACAATAACTGCTCCAAACTTCTGACAAGCGGAacataatgaaaacatttggGCACAGTAGTGAggaatctttttttccctttttttccccatgacAGCAGTATACCCAACACAAACCTCCTCGGACTCCACAAAATTGAAATTTCTCTTTATCACATCATCCTGCCTGTATGTTGTTGAAACAGAGGCAAATGGATCCTCAATCTGGTCGAAGACTGCCAAAACATCTTTTTCAAGTCCACTTCCATGATGCTGCTGGAAAACCTTTTGTACCTGACTTCTCAGATTATTGACCAACGATGCCTGATACTGTTGTAATGCTGCAACGACATCATTCACACCACTctgaaaaacagacagaaaggaCAAACGACATCTTAGTTGTTTGCTATTAaaagagatttatttttagcGAATAGACAACTTATAATGTAAGGACTAATAACGTacgtagctctgcaaccaaaaaAACTGCATAGAATTATTTGACTGTTTCTTATAGATTTTTTCCCTCActgaaactgaaggaaaaaaaatttttttttaaattccttctCGGATTTCTTGCAAAACTCAAATTTTTAGTTTAATTAAGATTacaattttcctttttaaactgaGACTAAGAGTTAGGTGGCAGAGGAAGGCTTGTGATGGgagcaaccctgaaaaggataggCGGaggcaaatggatggatggctggagACTATGACTGCCTTAGTTTACCTAAGGCAGTCATAGTCATTTGTTGGAAAGTTGGAGGCACATACAAGTGATGCTCGGTTTTGCATAGTTACTATTAGGATAATCAGAATGAATTAAAGGCTGTTACAGTTTAGGgaaattgttaataataaatgatgaaaaaaaatagagCCACATGTTAAAATAATCATTCTAATTTTGTATGAGCACAAACCTGTGAAAGACGATGTTTCTCTCTTGCAGTCAATACAAGAGCTGTTGCTTGTCTGGTAAGAACATCGTGGCAGGAGTCATCCTtcagaaaagagaaataaatataGGAGTGTTATAAACTGGTAAAATGTTTTATCAAAAGAAGTTGTTATTGTTCAGTAGTGATAGACTCACCATAGATTGGGATGATGCTACTCCATCTGCGAACCCGCTTGGACAAGCTGCTGAAATGTTTGGAGTCGAGGTATCATTGTTGGTCTGGGATGGAACAAGGGGCCTTTGCGAGATATGGGCACCATCATCGAAGCCAGAGTACAATGTCTTATTATTGTCAAAAGTACCAAAATGTTCGAGGCACACACTGTCTGGATCATGCTGTATTGTGTTTTGATCAATCACTGCATCTTCTCCTGAGTTCAATCTGGTGTCTACAGCTGCATCCATTGTTGGCTGGCTTGTTGGCTGGTTTTCGACCACTGGATCAGTCCTGTAGGCCCACATGTTACTCAGACTTCTGTTCTCCGCTGATGAGGGTTCCCTCCTAGAACTGCAATTGAGATTAATTGATTAATTGACTAGTTAAAGATATTAATTACAAGCTACACTGATCATTTCTAAATAATTCTATTCTGCATTTGATAATTTACTCCAAAATATGTATGTTTTCAGACTTAGTTTAATAAATTGTTACTAATTTATTGCTGATTGATATTTGGTAGCTTAACTGTAGTTTAAGAGCTTTAAAAATCCTCAAAAACCTAAACCTGGAAAGCTAAACTAAAGAACACAGGAAACATtgaaaatgttgcaaaaacCTTACAACCTGGAGCAAGGAGCATGAGACATGAAAACCTGAGGGAGGGAACACAGATGACACAGAGGAGAAAATGCAGACGATCCGACAAAGAACAGAGGGAAgcacacactaaatatacacacacacagggaaacgAGGAATTGGCAGACAGGTacgaaacacagctgacactaatcaGATGAGAAGAGACCAGGGGGAAGGGCAACAGAATACACTGATGCAGGGCAtgggactatcaaagtaaaacttgAATAAACATGAACATCAAACCAGGGACACTTGACTCAAGACAAGGGAGGCACGGAGAACACCTAAACACAGGaaataattaacaaataaccaggaaactaactgaaacaatgaatattaataaacacaaacaaccaaGGAGACTCTGGACCATGCCCAttggtttatttaaaacaaaagtaaaaaaaaaaaataaaaattgtgttttctctATTAGGAGAAATTAAGCACTCAGAAAAATTGTTTAGAAATAGCATTGATGTGGATCATAAGGAATTAGCATTAACATATCTACTGTTAAGCTGTAAACACAAGTAGGAATCTAACATGAATACTTTATATGATTATTTTCAAAGATATCAAAGTATATAGTCAGTCTCACCTTACAGATTTTTGTGTCCTAGTCGATCCGCTGCATCGTCCATTGCCAAGGTGGTCGGAGTGTGTTCGACGAATGTGATACCAAAATGAATTGTAAACACGATATTCTTTGACACATCCATCTATGCCACAAACTACACGGAAATCTGGACTATGGCTATGTGCAGAATTAATATGACTCAGTAAGGATTTGAGGGTCAGACCCACAAAAACGAAGCAGAtaacacagcgccaaatcattTTGTTTCACTGGTCTGTGAACCGTTTCTCCCATAAAGCCAAGATGACCAGGATTATTCCATTAAGGGGTAGGAATGGCTATCCTAATTCGGTGCCTTATAACAGCTGTACTAAGTAATAGTACCGACATGTCAGTATTTACTTAATATAATCTAACTAAATAgttaaatctttaaatatatagaattttatagatataaaacagCGAACTAAACCATTTCTGTACACAACCCCATACTCCTGAGTTGGTACAGTCCAGCTTCGTGCCTCTAGCTTCGCGCCTCAAATTTGGATTGCAGGATTAGTAATATTTTTGGGTCCGGGATACAGTGGTACAGTGTGAAGAAATTAAGGCATGCTATGGAGAAACTGGACGAAATAACAATTGCCACCCTGAAAGGTatgtgactgttttgttttttctatgttttgtgtTCTGCTATGTTGCATGGTAAGTCGCTAGCATGGCAGGCTATACCCGGTTGTTAGCTTAGCTTGTGCGGTTAGCTTAGTTGCATTAGCATATTTAAATATGCTAGTGCTATTACACTACATACATGGGTATttctgaaaacggagattttccgttttcattttaaaaataatcccgtccacacggaaacgcagaaatgaaggaaaacgctgctaggaacatgccaaagcaacaggtggcgatatattcctaaccgtgtagaaatgttggccaatcagaagtctagaagcctcagTGGGAAATAGTAAAGAAagatggggcatagaagcagaacccagtctggagggacagtaactgtgtatatgtaagtatttaaacactgcagagggtacaattaacagtaacagtattgtagaaattcatttcaccgaaacaataacgtggcgcacaaggcccacacctttgacgctgcgttttctccgtttttctcgtccacacctaaatgcaaaaaaggagttttcgaaaatatccaccctggcaagcgtttttagaaatctcctttttcagtgactgaaaacgctgtttacatgtggacgaaaggtgcaagcGAATCACAAATATAATACTTTTTCCAGTCAATGGGAGGAAGGTAATTTAGAACCTGTGGAGCAGTCAGGAGGGAATATAATGGAATAgagtattgtttttaaatggcaAATATTAAATTATGTTTCTTGTGCATCCTGTTTGTTACCCAAGCAAAGCTGTCAGCTGGCTTGCACATGAGGATGATGCAATGTAGTGATAATTGGAAACTCCTATTGCAGAAGCAAATGTTGGAGAAGACCTGCTCTCATCACTTTCACGAGATGACATCAAAGATCTGTTTCCTGGTCCTGAACATTTCCTCAGGCGTCGGGCTCTATGGCTTGCAGTGCACAAATGTGAAGAAGTAAGTTCTGTCCTATCGCTGTGTGACAAAACTGAGAACACACCAGCTTGTTTTATGCAGTTTCAAGTAATTCCACCAATACTCACTTAACAGATAGACAGTAGAATCTTCtttagttttgatttaaatcaagTGGCCcacacatttattaaatatacatattttttattgttcaacactttactgatattttgttgtactttctTTCATGTGTAGAGACCTAAAGTTCTTGTGCAATTTTATGTGAAATTAGCCCCATGTACACTGTATTTTAGAACAAGACTGCTGCTGAAAAAATGCTAACAACTACTGGAGATGGTGACTTCTCCAGAGAGGAACCCAGCACTTCTAAGTTTGTGACTATGTCCAACCCAGAGTACATAGTCTTCACAGACAGTGAACTTGAGCAAGCTCGACATTCCTACTTTGAAAAGAAGCGGCTGGGGACAGAGTGTGCTGAACCTTTGTCAAAGGAACTCTTTTGTCGACTTGTAAGAAACACCATGACAAACATGATTTCGATAGCAAGAGCAGCTGAAGACTCCAGATACCCCAGCAAACATGAGGTTGATGCCATGGCAAAGCGATTAATGGAGTACTACCCAATGCTTAAAGAAACGTGTGGTGAGTGGGTAAGTAGCATTTGCTCAATACCACTCTGTGTTAATCATGAGTGATGTATCTTATcatcttttaatttttaccGTTTGTACCTGTTAGGAGCATGTTGCTAAAAAGCTAATGAAGAGACTCTCCAATGTCAAAAGTCCAAGGAAGGGCAAAAAACCTCCTGCGAAGAAGCCAAGAAAGGATGGGAATGAAAGCGTTGCAAAaagtgacagcagtggggagtccAGTGCATCAACTATTATTCTAGATAAATCACCAGTTAGATCGATGGGCACCCCAGTGCACCACCAGGATGGCAGTGATGAAGAATGTAAGTATAATATAATGCACCCTCTTATTACAGCCTGAGTGTAAATGTGGTTTGGacgatccttttttttttttttttttaattctgctaACAATGGAACACAACTACTTCACTGTTTATCTTGGAATCTTTGTGTTCCATTTAATAGTGACAACTTCACAGGATTAATGAACAATTTTAAGATAGGTGGTTAGTTAATTTGTTGATCTAATTTACAGaaatattttggtatttttgtattattgttttGCACCAATAACAGATATATAAAGCCTTACTGTGGCAATAAATTATTTACACacctctgctctgtgtgtttagCTGGTTCAGCTGACTTCTTTGACAGCCAAAAAACCCAGGCAAGACACTACAAGACACTTCAAGAAATATACAAGACCAAAAAACCGAACAAAGCTGCTGTTACCCAACTGCTGAACCTGGAGTTTGAGTCTAGAAGACAATTCATTAACTCTGATGCTATAAAGGAGCAGGACAGAGCAGTGAAGATACTAGAGGCATATCCTTGTTTCAGAGAACTGGACCATGTAAGCAGCACTTATTTCTTTTAGCCATCCTGTTATTCCTTTGGGGACATTTTGATATGATTTTCAAATTTCTTAAATACTGGCCCTCATGTTTAAATTGTTATCACTTATTGTCAAGACCAGATACAGAGGTAGACAGATCTATCTCAGTTGGGTTTCTGTCTGTATTTTTCAGGTCCTTGATGAGCTGCGGAGAATTATTCAACCATCCAACTTGAAATACATTTCTGAGATGAAGGATAGATGGGAAATCTTCTACTCGAAGGTGCAGTTTTATGGTGTCATGAAGAAAGTTATGAAGCCGCCAAAAACTTTGGATGGAGGTAATGCTACAGTATCTTGATTTGTCTACATTTATGCTTTGCagattacattatttgcaatgCTTAATGGTGTTGCcctgtcttatttttcttttttcaaaccaGTGGAacatgcagcagctgtgttcagAGCCCTTCCCGTGCTTTTCCCTTCCAGCACAGTACCACCTAAGAAGCTGGGCATCTGTAGTGAGGCTTTTTTCCATGTCCTAAAGGTAAGGCTGCAATATtctatgtgtatatattgttgaattttgcagttactcatgttttcattttatatattttactgtgGAGTCAGTCAAATATTCTTAAAGTTCAGATCCCCATAACATGTTGATGTTAATAAAACCTACAAAAAAAGTTGATCTATTTTAAACTGTAATGCAACTCAAAAATTGTATTTCTTACGGTCTTGTTctaatcctctttttttctgtcatgtagACTTCAGAAGACCCTGAAGGCTACCTGCGTCAGCGACCCCTGGCTTGTCCAGTTCTGCTTGTCTCTGAAGGCAACTGCATGATAGCTGTTGGAACCACACCAGTGAGCACTTTTGACCGGAAGGATCTTAATGAGGGACTGCTCTATCTGATGGCATATTACTATGCCCTCCACCTCACATATCCAAAGTGCATTTCCACGCTGCTGTCTGTCTTGCAAACTGAAATACTCAAAGACTCCATCCATGACCGAGATTCAACCCCCTCTTACAAGAAGGCGCTTGGTGAGTGGAAGTCATTCATTGAGTGAGTCTCTCAGATGACAGACTCCATCTGCCTTGTTTATCAGACTCAGTGTTGGTCagtgaggttgttttttttctctctagaAAAGTTattcaaatgtaaaacacatgtttgtttgtgtggtcgTTAAACTTGTTCTTCTAAAATGTTATGTAATATAGGATTTGAAATAGTGATTGTTTTAAGCTTCAgcaaaatttatttttgatacCAGCCATGAGTGTGTTATACTGTTATTATTCATGTTAAGAGTATCTGGAATATGCACTTCTTATATTGGCCATGTTACACAGTACCCTGCTGAAATGTATAATTTTAGACATGATTCTCCTGGAACAGACCTCAGTGAGTTACTGACCCATTGCTGTGTCAATAAAAGTGCAAAATCTAAGAGTGCTTTTGCTGTCTTAATTTAAGATGAATTCCCTTATTTTTAGTAGCTTTTTGAAGAGATGGTGTCTTATTCTCAGGAATTTTTGCTGATTATTGTTCTCAGAGTCGAAACATAATTCTTATAGTTAGCTCAATCAAGAAAGAAACAATTCAGTTTTAAGAAAATTTGTCCTATagtaaggtgttttttttatgtgaaaaatctaaattaaggTGTCGAATCTTAAAGTAAGCAAATAATTCTTGAAAACAGCTTGTTCAAGAAAGCATAATACTCATTTTAGGTACAGATTTTCTAAATATCAAAGTATCTTTTACTTATAATAAGTcatattttcttcaaataagCATACATTTTAGACAATTTTGTCTAGTTAAAAGGCATATGGCAGTTAGATTAATTTGCTAGTTTTAAGAATTCTAGTCAAGCAACTTTTGCTTACcccattggcagatttttttgctca
Coding sequences within:
- the LOC113023926 gene encoding uncharacterized protein LOC113023926 isoform X2, with protein sequence MDVSKNIVFTIHFGITFVEHTPTTLAMDDAADRLGHKNLSRREPSSAENRSLSNMWAYRTDPVVENQPTSQPTMDAAVDTRLNSGEDAVIDQNTIQHDPDSVCLEHFGTFDNNKTLYSGFDDGAHISQRPLVPSQTNNDTSTPNISAACPSGFADGVASSQSMDDSCHDVLTRQATALVLTAREKHRLSQSGVNDVVAALQQYQASLVNNLRSQVQKVFQQHHGSGLEKDVLAVFDQIEDPFASVSTTYRQDDVIKRNFNFVESEEVCVGYTAVMGKKREKKIPHYCAQMFSLCSACQKFGAVIVPSKSFGIDR
- the LOC113023926 gene encoding uncharacterized protein LOC113023926 isoform X1, with the protein product MIWRCVICFVFVGLTLKSLLSHINSAHSHSPDFRVVCGIDGCVKEYRVYNSFWYHIRRTHSDHLGNGRCSGSTRTQKSVSSRREPSSAENRSLSNMWAYRTDPVVENQPTSQPTMDAAVDTRLNSGEDAVIDQNTIQHDPDSVCLEHFGTFDNNKTLYSGFDDGAHISQRPLVPSQTNNDTSTPNISAACPSGFADGVASSQSMDDSCHDVLTRQATALVLTAREKHRLSQSGVNDVVAALQQYQASLVNNLRSQVQKVFQQHHGSGLEKDVLAVFDQIEDPFASVSTTYRQDDVIKRNFNFVESEEVCVGYTAVMGKKREKKIPHYCAQMFSLCSACQKFGAVIVPSKSFGIDR
- the LOC113023926 gene encoding uncharacterized protein LOC113023926 isoform X3, producing MSHAPCSSSRREPSSAENRSLSNMWAYRTDPVVENQPTSQPTMDAAVDTRLNSGEDAVIDQNTIQHDPDSVCLEHFGTFDNNKTLYSGFDDGAHISQRPLVPSQTNNDTSTPNISAACPSGFADGVASSQSMDDSCHDVLTRQATALVLTAREKHRLSQSGVNDVVAALQQYQASLVNNLRSQVQKVFQQHHGSGLEKDVLAVFDQIEDPFASVSTTYRQDDVIKRNFNFVESEEVCVGYTAVMGKKREKKIPHYCAQMFSLCSACQKFGAVIVPSKSFGIDR
- the LOC113023925 gene encoding uncharacterized protein LOC113023925 isoform X1, yielding MEKLDEITIATLKEANVGEDLLSSLSRDDIKDLFPGPEHFLRRRALWLAVHKCEENKTAAEKMLTTTGDGDFSREEPSTSKFVTMSNPEYIVFTDSELEQARHSYFEKKRLGTECAEPLSKELFCRLVRNTMTNMISIARAAEDSRYPSKHEVDAMAKRLMEYYPMLKETCGEWEHVAKKLMKRLSNVKSPRKGKKPPAKKPRKDGNESVAKSDSSGESSASTIILDKSPVRSMGTPVHHQDGSDEESGSADFFDSQKTQARHYKTLQEIYKTKKPNKAAVTQLLNLEFESRRQFINSDAIKEQDRAVKILEAYPCFRELDHVLDELRRIIQPSNLKYISEMKDRWEIFYSKVQFYGVMKKVMKPPKTLDGVEHAAAVFRALPVLFPSSTVPPKKLGICSEAFFHVLKTSEDPEGYLRQRPLACPVLLVSEGNCMIAVGTTPVSTFDRKDLNEGLLYLMAYYYALHLTYPKCISTLLSVLQTEILKDSIHDRDSTPSYKKALGEWKSFIE
- the LOC113023925 gene encoding uncharacterized protein LOC113023925 isoform X2, with the translated sequence MLTTTGDGDFSREEPSTSKFVTMSNPEYIVFTDSELEQARHSYFEKKRLGTECAEPLSKELFCRLVRNTMTNMISIARAAEDSRYPSKHEVDAMAKRLMEYYPMLKETCGEWEHVAKKLMKRLSNVKSPRKGKKPPAKKPRKDGNESVAKSDSSGESSASTIILDKSPVRSMGTPVHHQDGSDEESGSADFFDSQKTQARHYKTLQEIYKTKKPNKAAVTQLLNLEFESRRQFINSDAIKEQDRAVKILEAYPCFRELDHVLDELRRIIQPSNLKYISEMKDRWEIFYSKVQFYGVMKKVMKPPKTLDGVEHAAAVFRALPVLFPSSTVPPKKLGICSEAFFHVLKTSEDPEGYLRQRPLACPVLLVSEGNCMIAVGTTPVSTFDRKDLNEGLLYLMAYYYALHLTYPKCISTLLSVLQTEILKDSIHDRDSTPSYKKALGEWKSFIE